The following proteins come from a genomic window of Thermoproteus sp.:
- a CDS encoding S-methyl-5'-thioadenosine phosphorylase, producing MRTVKLTTAPTSAKELGIDELPSVAIIGGSGLYDPGIFESPVEVQIHTPYGLPSDNVIMGKVGGRWVAFLPRHGRGHKYPPHKIPYRANIYALHMLGVKSIIAVSAVGSLRQDYAPGDFVVPDQFVDMTKGREYTFYDGPRTCHIQIGLEPFTEELRKVLIETASKYNKVHASGCYVCIEGPRFSTKAESRIWRDVYGCDIIGMTLVPEINLARELGMCYALIALVTDYDIWVPHQPVTAEAVEKMMTEKMNIIRKVVAEAIPKIPSGVENKCRAVLDTACI from the coding sequence ATGAGGACGGTAAAGCTCACGACGGCGCCGACCTCCGCAAAGGAATTGGGGATCGACGAGTTGCCGTCTGTGGCCATCATCGGCGGTAGCGGGCTCTACGACCCCGGAATATTCGAGTCGCCTGTAGAGGTCCAGATCCATACGCCCTACGGCCTCCCCAGTGACAACGTCATAATGGGGAAGGTCGGCGGCAGGTGGGTCGCCTTCCTGCCCCGACACGGACGCGGCCATAAATACCCGCCGCATAAAATACCCTATAGGGCCAACATATATGCGCTCCACATGTTAGGGGTGAAGTCGATCATAGCCGTGAGCGCCGTCGGGTCCCTTAGGCAGGACTACGCCCCGGGCGACTTCGTCGTTCCCGACCAATTCGTCGACATGACGAAAGGGAGGGAGTACACATTCTACGACGGGCCCCGCACGTGTCACATCCAAATAGGGCTTGAGCCCTTCACCGAAGAATTGAGGAAGGTCCTCATAGAGACTGCCTCTAAGTACAATAAGGTCCACGCCTCGGGCTGCTACGTCTGCATTGAGGGGCCGAGGTTCAGCACTAAGGCCGAGTCGAGGATATGGAGGGACGTATATGGATGCGACATCATAGGCATGACGTTGGTGCCCGAGATAAACCTAGCCAGGGAGTTAGGCATGTGCTACGCCCTAATCGCCTTGGTCACCGATTACGATATATGGGTCCCCCACCAACCCGTGACTGCGGAGGCCGTGGAGAAGATGATGACGGAGAAGATGAATATAATCCGTAAGGTGGTCGCAGAGGCCATACCGAAAATACCCAGCGGCGTTGAGAACAAGTGCAGGGCAGTGCTCGACACCGCCTGCATATAG
- a CDS encoding DNA double-strand break repair nuclease NurA encodes MEDLEYWLEPELLSAIRYDVEVNAKRLERLRGLAERIASIREKAEIKRLSGPSRELYIYAIDSSYGSPPLELIGGVFTVIAYGYVGRTKQGVDKFLGGALYFEDREEQDISRHTALLERRLAARLLRRKARGEKALDVLLIDGELAVHPLPFNLAVAGGRYEEVNRVVDSMLAEAEATKTTLVGLAKRVRSRYLSVLYGGCLPVNDRAAASLVLRPGEYMVLGRLKDLLPEWAKIHYAECEGGPLKDEIIACAKDGVQPKSSKSARLCERLKEFHKNFESVLTSDRYPHLKLLGETAVAYYMPPGSQTAVRVEVLGLGPDVEETISFLAASSSTVTGYPQILDEVDRYVRVSPELVESVLMMLIRRAPREVAGMLLPNNLQKFRRLF; translated from the coding sequence GTGGAGGACCTTGAGTATTGGCTCGAGCCGGAGCTCCTCAGCGCTATCCGCTACGACGTTGAGGTCAACGCGAAGAGGCTCGAACGCCTTAGGGGGCTGGCCGAAAGGATAGCGTCGATTAGGGAGAAGGCCGAAATAAAACGCCTCAGCGGCCCCTCTAGGGAGCTCTACATATACGCCATAGATTCCTCCTACGGGAGTCCCCCCTTGGAGCTAATAGGCGGAGTCTTCACCGTAATAGCATATGGCTATGTGGGCAGGACGAAACAGGGGGTTGACAAGTTTCTGGGGGGCGCTCTGTACTTCGAGGATAGGGAGGAGCAAGACATATCGAGACATACGGCGTTGTTGGAGAGGAGGCTGGCGGCCAGGCTTTTGAGGCGCAAGGCGCGGGGGGAGAAGGCCCTCGACGTCCTCTTAATAGACGGCGAGCTGGCGGTACATCCCCTCCCCTTCAATTTAGCGGTGGCGGGCGGGAGGTATGAGGAGGTCAATAGGGTCGTGGACTCCATGTTGGCGGAGGCCGAGGCCACCAAGACCACATTGGTGGGCTTGGCCAAGAGGGTGAGGTCTCGCTACCTCTCTGTACTCTACGGCGGCTGCCTGCCGGTTAACGACAGGGCGGCAGCGTCCTTAGTCTTAAGGCCCGGCGAATATATGGTCTTGGGGAGGCTGAAGGACTTACTGCCTGAATGGGCCAAGATACACTACGCCGAATGTGAAGGCGGCCCCCTAAAGGACGAAATCATCGCTTGCGCCAAGGACGGCGTACAGCCCAAGTCGAGCAAGTCGGCGAGGCTCTGCGAGAGGCTTAAGGAGTTCCATAAGAACTTTGAGTCGGTGTTGACCTCCGACCGCTACCCCCACCTCAAGCTGTTAGGCGAGACAGCTGTGGCCTACTACATGCCGCCTGGCTCCCAGACGGCCGTAAGGGTGGAAGTCTTGGGCTTGGGGCCCGACGTGGAGGAGACCATATCGTTCCTCGCGGCCTCCTCGTCGACCGTGACGGGGTACCCCCAAATCCTAGACGAGGTGGACCGCTACGTCCGTGTCTCGCCTGAGCTCGTGGAGTCCGTGCTTATGATGTTAATACGTAGAGCCCCCCGGGAAGTCGCCGGAATGTTGCTACCCAACAACCTCCAGAAGTTCAGAAGGCTTTTTTGA
- a CDS encoding ABC transporter substrate-binding protein, with amino-acid sequence MNTKVWIVVVVVVAIIAGSIGYLAKTPQVVTLTTTYTTTSAAVYTTTITTTYTTTSASTTTYTTTVTTTRQYYPIAVRDALNRTVEIASEPATVVSLAPSITQILVALGLCNRIVGLDQFSYQLLEELNSTRCLPANAEVIEINAMSPTGFNGDAIILLHPDIVLADAGLEAMWARDLSKLGVTVYFLNGTLATSYRDIENDIYALGAIFDREQAAASVVQWMESQLEKYGGAANATVAHIVWINPDGSFYAAGNNTFISAEIRAAGGANAINEGGWGPFEPSLLIVANPEVIVLGSMGYNCTYALKALSQIPGISNVAAYKNGRVYVLTGLAEDAVDQPSLMSVYGAAIFHYIITGEAPQCVDTRWFLSQFSPRLGG; translated from the coding sequence ATGAACACAAAAGTTTGGATAGTCGTAGTGGTTGTCGTGGCGATAATTGCGGGCTCCATAGGCTATCTCGCAAAGACCCCCCAGGTCGTCACCCTAACTACCACCTACACCACTACTAGCGCCGCCGTATATACGACTACAATCACTACTACATACACCACAACCAGCGCCTCCACTACGACCTACACGACTACGGTCACTACGACAAGACAGTACTACCCAATAGCGGTCAGAGACGCCCTCAACAGGACGGTCGAGATAGCCTCAGAGCCCGCCACAGTGGTCTCGCTGGCCCCCAGCATAACGCAGATACTCGTGGCGTTGGGGCTGTGTAATAGGATAGTGGGGCTCGACCAATTTAGCTATCAACTACTCGAGGAGCTAAACTCAACGCGTTGTCTCCCCGCAAACGCCGAGGTGATTGAGATCAACGCCATGAGCCCCACGGGGTTCAACGGCGACGCCATAATCTTACTACATCCCGATATAGTTCTGGCCGACGCTGGCCTCGAAGCCATGTGGGCCCGCGATCTGTCCAAACTGGGCGTGACGGTCTATTTCCTCAACGGCACGCTAGCCACGTCCTATAGGGATATAGAAAACGACATATATGCGCTCGGAGCTATATTCGACAGGGAGCAGGCGGCCGCGTCTGTAGTGCAGTGGATGGAATCCCAGCTGGAGAAATACGGCGGCGCGGCTAACGCCACTGTGGCTCATATAGTTTGGATAAACCCCGACGGCTCCTTCTACGCGGCCGGCAATAACACCTTCATATCGGCTGAGATAAGAGCCGCCGGCGGGGCAAACGCGATAAACGAAGGCGGGTGGGGCCCCTTCGAGCCGTCCCTCTTAATTGTTGCTAATCCAGAAGTGATCGTGTTGGGGAGCATGGGCTACAACTGCACCTACGCCCTAAAGGCCTTAAGCCAAATACCCGGCATATCGAACGTGGCGGCCTATAAGAACGGCAGGGTCTACGTGCTGACGGGCTTGGCCGAAGACGCGGTGGACCAGCCCTCTTTGATGTCGGTATACGGCGCGGCTATCTTCCACTACATAATCACAGGCGAGGCGCCGCAATGTGTAGACACTAGATGGTTTTTGAGCCAGTTCTCGCCGAGACTTGGGGGGTGA